In Halorhabdus tiamatea SARL4B, a genomic segment contains:
- a CDS encoding phosphoglucomutase/phosphomannomutase family protein, which yields MDEPIEFGTDGWRAELSEFTTPRVRMVAQGIADYLREEADHAGDTVAVGYDARETSPGFAADVTEVLTSNGFNVLLADRDCPTPITAWTIKNRGLAGAVAITASHNPPEYNGIKFIPDDGAPALPAVTEAIESHLREPDPLPPEEHGVHREDDFVEPYFENAIVMVDAHLTDLTVVYDGMHGSGRGVTDELLELAKATVHRRRCDYDPTFGGTPPEPSAENLEGLVEAVEEHDADIGIANDGDADRIAVVTPERGFLNENLFFAALYDYLLEFNDGPAVRSVSTTFLIDRIAEAHGEAVYETPVGFKWIAQAMGEHDALIGGEESGGFSIRDHVREKDGVLMALLAAVMTAERPIDDRIDDILDTYGEIYQDRRSIDCPDDRKEPVVADLSTQLPDSVAGLDVEDVNDVDGFKILLEDGSWLLVRPSGTEPKLRVYAESSSQERIETLLDAGVDLVEPLV from the coding sequence AGTTCGGAACGGATGGCTGGCGGGCAGAGCTTTCGGAGTTTACGACGCCGCGTGTCCGTATGGTCGCACAGGGAATCGCCGACTATCTCAGAGAGGAAGCCGATCACGCCGGCGATACCGTCGCCGTCGGCTACGACGCCCGCGAGACCTCCCCCGGGTTCGCGGCCGACGTCACGGAGGTGCTGACGTCCAACGGGTTCAACGTCCTGCTCGCCGATCGGGACTGTCCGACCCCGATCACGGCCTGGACGATCAAGAACCGGGGGCTTGCAGGGGCCGTCGCGATCACTGCCTCACACAATCCGCCGGAGTACAACGGCATCAAATTCATCCCCGACGACGGCGCGCCCGCGCTTCCAGCGGTGACCGAGGCCATCGAATCGCACCTGCGCGAACCCGATCCACTCCCACCGGAGGAACACGGCGTCCACCGGGAGGACGACTTCGTCGAACCGTACTTCGAGAACGCCATCGTGATGGTCGACGCCCACCTCACGGACCTGACTGTCGTCTACGACGGGATGCACGGCAGCGGTCGCGGCGTGACCGACGAACTCCTGGAACTGGCGAAAGCGACGGTCCACCGTCGGCGGTGTGACTACGACCCGACCTTCGGCGGAACGCCGCCCGAACCGTCGGCCGAGAACCTCGAAGGGCTCGTCGAGGCCGTCGAGGAACACGATGCCGACATCGGGATCGCCAACGACGGCGACGCCGACCGCATCGCCGTGGTCACGCCCGAACGCGGGTTCCTGAACGAGAACCTGTTTTTCGCCGCGCTGTACGACTATCTCCTCGAATTCAACGACGGGCCGGCAGTTCGGTCGGTTTCGACGACATTCCTGATCGACCGCATCGCCGAGGCCCACGGCGAAGCAGTCTACGAGACCCCGGTCGGGTTCAAGTGGATCGCCCAGGCGATGGGCGAACACGACGCCCTGATCGGCGGCGAGGAGAGCGGCGGCTTCTCGATCCGGGACCACGTCCGCGAGAAAGACGGTGTGTTGATGGCGCTGCTGGCAGCCGTCATGACGGCCGAACGGCCGATCGACGACCGGATCGACGATATTCTGGACACCTACGGCGAGATCTACCAGGACCGCCGGAGCATCGACTGCCCGGATGATCGCAAGGAACCCGTCGTCGCCGACCTCTCGACACAGCTCCCCGACAGCGTCGCGGGCCTCGACGTCGAGGACGTCAACGACGTCGACGGGTTCAAGATCCTGCTCGAGGACGGCTCCTGGCTGCTCGTCCGACCGAGCGGGACGGAGCCGAAACTCCGCGTGTACGCGGAATCGAGCAGCCAGGAACGGATCGAAACGCTGCTGGATGCGGGTGTCGACCTGGTCGAACCGCTCGTCTGA
- a CDS encoding metal-dependent transcriptional regulator, which yields MSHHSESATSESVEMYLKEIYLLSRDGDPARTGAIADRLDVSPPSVTQMLSRLQDQGLLEYKKRRGAELTEEGTEQARDLLAKHCLIERFLVEGLDVTEGFHDEACRLEHALSDDVATRLTRYVERRPECPDCYDPEAKHCRHLDVENE from the coding sequence GTGAGCCATCACAGCGAATCCGCCACGAGCGAGAGTGTGGAGATGTATCTCAAGGAGATCTACCTCCTCTCGCGGGACGGCGACCCGGCGCGGACGGGGGCCATCGCCGACCGACTCGACGTCTCGCCACCGAGCGTGACCCAGATGCTCTCGCGACTGCAGGACCAGGGGCTGCTCGAATACAAGAAACGACGGGGCGCAGAACTCACCGAGGAAGGGACCGAGCAGGCTCGCGATCTCCTCGCGAAACACTGTCTCATCGAGCGGTTCCTCGTCGAGGGACTGGACGTGACCGAAGGATTTCACGACGAGGCGTGTCGGCTCGAGCACGCCCTCAGCGACGACGTCGCCACCCGGTTGACCCGATACGTGGAGCGCCGCCCCGAGTGTCCGGACTGCTACGACCCCGAGGCAAAGCACTGTCGACATCTCGACGTCGAGAACGAGTGA